A stretch of Solenopsis invicta isolate M01_SB chromosome 9, UNIL_Sinv_3.0, whole genome shotgun sequence DNA encodes these proteins:
- the LOC105202168 gene encoding cyclic AMP-dependent transcription factor ATF-7 isoform X1 — protein sequence MTDSEKLFACSTSGCNMSFTNEDQLSMHKKKHDMMLNLNNNSKSAGFVADQTPTPTRFFKNCEEVGLFQDLQNVVNPFEETFRRAVEAGNTGTLIVSEAGITDDTLHTPHIFPYISDVLPANSQILPEDNVEVCSTTVSLAETTILVEKDAQEESAVKTKCNSIKLSTNETQDLMKDSTVASAKDDALSADIIVSNANIPIAPKISSTQPTSHLSINGEEVQLLLKTADGKLMQLCATPVPELSNVSNISTEQQTVVIKTEPALRCAMKLEPKKTVISRLSLAKMKLKQSLFKNATAQNQKTTTEGCAKTDAIAGAKKEGVKKTIDQLKKKDILERNRASSMRARAKRKEWIQELQRTVTNVNEANTVLQMEVKTLRKEVGRLKTLLLAHKDCPVTKAMQKGIILGPKIISVDNSEVLTVPISANGVPIKRSVSYTTEIPNVPTKKSGLSITKNPVILPKMDCGTTNLAIPNATIIKTLPALKIVGVNQFIPEKSEGTKQILIVQNQPRKLCEATTRQIIQINPNYEVEHAASKSTGT from the exons ATGACCGACTCAGAGAAACTCTTCGCCTGCTCTACGTCCGGCTGCAACATG agcTTTACAAATGAGGATCAATTATCAATGCATAAAAAGAAACACGACATGATGCTAAATCTGAACAATAACTCTAAGAGCGCTGGATTCGTTG CAGATCAAACTCCAACACCAACAAGGTTCTTTAAAAATTGCGAAGAAGTTGGTCTATTTCAAGATCTGCAAAACGTGGTCAATCCTTTTGAAGAGACATTTAGAAGGGCTGTTGAGGCTGGAAATACTGGGACACTTATAGTATCAGAG GCTGGGATTACGGATGATACACTACATACTCCTCATATCTTTCCTTATATATCAGATGTATTGCCTGCAAACAGTCAAATTCTTCCCGAAGATAATGTCGAGGTATGTTCTACGACTGTATCTCTTGCCGAAACTACTATTCTTGTGGAAAAAGATGCACAGGAGGAAAGCGCTGTAAAGACTAAATGTAACAGTATTAAATTAAGTACAAACGAGACGCAGGACTTGATGAAAGATTCTACTGTCGCATCTGCGAAAGATGACGCTCTTTCAGCAGATATTATTGTCTCAAATGCAAATATACCTATAGCGCCTAAAATTTCATCGACGCAACCTACGTCTCACCT gtCAATCAACGGCGAAGAAGTGCAATTGTTACTGAAAACCGCGGACGGTAAATTAATGCAATTGTGCGCTACACCAGTGCCGGAGCTATCTAATGTATCGAACATTAGTACCGAACAGCAAACTGTTGTTATCAAAACTGAACCGGCTCTGCGGTGCGCAATGAAACTGGAGCCCAAGAAAACTGTGATCTCGAGATTATCATTAGCAAAAATG AAGCTGAAACAGTCCCTGTTCAAGAACGCGACCGCGCAGAATCAAAAGACGACAACTGAGGGATGCGCGAAAACGGACGCAATCGCCGGCGCGAAGAAGGAGGGTGTTAAGAAAACGATCGATCAGCTTAAGAAAAAAGACATTCTCGAGCGCAATCGTGCCAGTTCCATGCGCGCACGAGCTAAAAGAAAGGAGTGGATCCAAGAACTCCAAAGAACGGTGACCAACGTGAATGAGGCAAATACGGTCTTACAGATGGAAGTGAAAACTTTACGTAAGGAAGTTGGGAGATTGAAGACTCTTTTGCTGGCCCATAAAGATTGCCCGGTCACAAAGGCGATGCAAAAAG GAATAATTCTTGGACCCAAGATTATATCAGTAGATAATTCAGAGGTACTTACGGTGCCGATATCGGCTAATGGTGTCCCCATAAAACGATCAGTTTCCTATACGACGGAGATCCCGAACGTGCCGACGAAGAAATCGGGCCTGTCGATCACGAAGAATCCGGTAATACTCCCGAAGATGGATTGCGGTACCACGAATCTCGCGATTCCGAACGCGACGATCATAAAGACTCTACCGGCGTTGAAGATCGTTGGCGTTAATCAGTTTATACCGGAAAAGTCGGAAGGAACAAAACAAATACTGATCGTGCAAAATCAACCGAGAAAATTGTGCGAGGCTACAACCAGACAGATTATTCAAATAAACCCAAATTACGAAGTGGAACACGCGGCATCTAAGAGCACGGGAACGTAA
- the LOC105202168 gene encoding cyclic AMP-dependent transcription factor ATF-7 isoform X2: protein MTDSEKLFACSTSGCNMSFTNEDQLSMHKKKHDMMLNLNNNSKSAGFVDQTPTPTRFFKNCEEVGLFQDLQNVVNPFEETFRRAVEAGNTGTLIVSEAGITDDTLHTPHIFPYISDVLPANSQILPEDNVEVCSTTVSLAETTILVEKDAQEESAVKTKCNSIKLSTNETQDLMKDSTVASAKDDALSADIIVSNANIPIAPKISSTQPTSHLSINGEEVQLLLKTADGKLMQLCATPVPELSNVSNISTEQQTVVIKTEPALRCAMKLEPKKTVISRLSLAKMKLKQSLFKNATAQNQKTTTEGCAKTDAIAGAKKEGVKKTIDQLKKKDILERNRASSMRARAKRKEWIQELQRTVTNVNEANTVLQMEVKTLRKEVGRLKTLLLAHKDCPVTKAMQKGIILGPKIISVDNSEVLTVPISANGVPIKRSVSYTTEIPNVPTKKSGLSITKNPVILPKMDCGTTNLAIPNATIIKTLPALKIVGVNQFIPEKSEGTKQILIVQNQPRKLCEATTRQIIQINPNYEVEHAASKSTGT, encoded by the exons ATGACCGACTCAGAGAAACTCTTCGCCTGCTCTACGTCCGGCTGCAACATG agcTTTACAAATGAGGATCAATTATCAATGCATAAAAAGAAACACGACATGATGCTAAATCTGAACAATAACTCTAAGAGCGCTGGATTCGTTG ATCAAACTCCAACACCAACAAGGTTCTTTAAAAATTGCGAAGAAGTTGGTCTATTTCAAGATCTGCAAAACGTGGTCAATCCTTTTGAAGAGACATTTAGAAGGGCTGTTGAGGCTGGAAATACTGGGACACTTATAGTATCAGAG GCTGGGATTACGGATGATACACTACATACTCCTCATATCTTTCCTTATATATCAGATGTATTGCCTGCAAACAGTCAAATTCTTCCCGAAGATAATGTCGAGGTATGTTCTACGACTGTATCTCTTGCCGAAACTACTATTCTTGTGGAAAAAGATGCACAGGAGGAAAGCGCTGTAAAGACTAAATGTAACAGTATTAAATTAAGTACAAACGAGACGCAGGACTTGATGAAAGATTCTACTGTCGCATCTGCGAAAGATGACGCTCTTTCAGCAGATATTATTGTCTCAAATGCAAATATACCTATAGCGCCTAAAATTTCATCGACGCAACCTACGTCTCACCT gtCAATCAACGGCGAAGAAGTGCAATTGTTACTGAAAACCGCGGACGGTAAATTAATGCAATTGTGCGCTACACCAGTGCCGGAGCTATCTAATGTATCGAACATTAGTACCGAACAGCAAACTGTTGTTATCAAAACTGAACCGGCTCTGCGGTGCGCAATGAAACTGGAGCCCAAGAAAACTGTGATCTCGAGATTATCATTAGCAAAAATG AAGCTGAAACAGTCCCTGTTCAAGAACGCGACCGCGCAGAATCAAAAGACGACAACTGAGGGATGCGCGAAAACGGACGCAATCGCCGGCGCGAAGAAGGAGGGTGTTAAGAAAACGATCGATCAGCTTAAGAAAAAAGACATTCTCGAGCGCAATCGTGCCAGTTCCATGCGCGCACGAGCTAAAAGAAAGGAGTGGATCCAAGAACTCCAAAGAACGGTGACCAACGTGAATGAGGCAAATACGGTCTTACAGATGGAAGTGAAAACTTTACGTAAGGAAGTTGGGAGATTGAAGACTCTTTTGCTGGCCCATAAAGATTGCCCGGTCACAAAGGCGATGCAAAAAG GAATAATTCTTGGACCCAAGATTATATCAGTAGATAATTCAGAGGTACTTACGGTGCCGATATCGGCTAATGGTGTCCCCATAAAACGATCAGTTTCCTATACGACGGAGATCCCGAACGTGCCGACGAAGAAATCGGGCCTGTCGATCACGAAGAATCCGGTAATACTCCCGAAGATGGATTGCGGTACCACGAATCTCGCGATTCCGAACGCGACGATCATAAAGACTCTACCGGCGTTGAAGATCGTTGGCGTTAATCAGTTTATACCGGAAAAGTCGGAAGGAACAAAACAAATACTGATCGTGCAAAATCAACCGAGAAAATTGTGCGAGGCTACAACCAGACAGATTATTCAAATAAACCCAAATTACGAAGTGGAACACGCGGCATCTAAGAGCACGGGAACGTAA